The following are from one region of the Stigmatella ashevillena genome:
- a CDS encoding TlpA family protein disulfide reductase has protein sequence MRDASQWGEGPRAAWRRARQRWWVRWGVDLAVVAVAALAVMAWQTRNLPPTGTPAPDFLLRSLSGETVRLSDLRGKPVVLAFWAPWCGVCQQESSTLSAARRTLGDRAHVLSVAVDYQNEAQVQRFIQEHGADYPVLLGDDALRSAFRVDQYPTLFVISPQGNIAQAAIGYTTQAGLLWRVWRAG, from the coding sequence ATGAGGGATGCCAGTCAATGGGGAGAGGGCCCGCGAGCCGCATGGCGCCGGGCCCGCCAGCGGTGGTGGGTGCGCTGGGGCGTGGACCTGGCCGTGGTGGCCGTGGCCGCCCTGGCCGTCATGGCCTGGCAGACACGCAACCTCCCCCCTACCGGCACGCCCGCGCCTGATTTCCTGCTGCGCAGCCTCTCGGGGGAGACGGTGCGCCTGTCGGACTTGCGAGGCAAGCCCGTGGTGCTCGCCTTCTGGGCGCCCTGGTGCGGGGTGTGCCAGCAGGAGTCCTCCACCCTGTCCGCGGCCCGGCGCACGCTCGGAGACCGGGCGCACGTGCTCAGCGTGGCGGTGGATTACCAAAACGAGGCCCAGGTCCAACGTTTCATCCAGGAGCACGGCGCGGATTACCCGGTGCTCCTCGGAGACGATGCGCTGAGGAGCGCCTTCCGGGTGGACCAGTACCCCACCCTCTTCGTCATCTCCCCGCAGGGGAACATTGCCCAGGCGGCCATTGGCTACACCACCCAAGCCGGGCTGCTGTGGCGGGTCTGGCGCGCCGGATAG
- a CDS encoding glutamine amidotransferase-related protein, with protein MRAVVFEHDENTGVGRLGPALQQAGFTLIRRFRTVRREDVDAELVVVMGGHMGAYEGEQHPFLQSEIALLAERLANERPCLGICLGAQMMASAAGVEVFLGKNGFEVGAAPVRWTPEGLKDPVIAGVRPRTVVAHWHQDTFKPVPGATLLASTDRYTQQAFRLGNSYGFQFHLELEAPVLDSWLTQWPEELNHHGTDIAAVRSQLPKLKAAQAELDELMHRLAHHFAKTVR; from the coding sequence ATGCGCGCAGTGGTTTTCGAGCACGACGAGAACACGGGGGTAGGACGGCTGGGCCCCGCGCTCCAGCAAGCGGGCTTCACCCTCATCCGGCGCTTCCGCACGGTGCGCCGCGAGGATGTGGACGCCGAGCTGGTGGTGGTGATGGGCGGGCACATGGGCGCCTACGAGGGAGAGCAGCACCCCTTCCTCCAGAGTGAGATCGCCCTGCTCGCCGAGCGGCTGGCCAATGAGCGGCCTTGCCTGGGCATCTGCCTGGGCGCGCAGATGATGGCCTCCGCCGCCGGGGTGGAGGTGTTCCTGGGAAAGAACGGGTTCGAGGTGGGTGCCGCCCCCGTGCGGTGGACGCCCGAGGGGCTGAAGGATCCGGTCATCGCGGGGGTCCGTCCCCGCACCGTGGTGGCCCACTGGCACCAGGACACCTTCAAGCCCGTGCCCGGGGCCACGCTGCTCGCCTCCACGGACAGGTACACGCAGCAGGCCTTCCGGCTGGGCAACTCCTATGGCTTCCAGTTCCACTTGGAGTTGGAGGCCCCTGTGCTCGACAGCTGGCTGACCCAGTGGCCGGAAGAGCTGAACCACCATGGCACGGACATCGCGGCCGTCCGAAGCCAGCTCCCCAAGCTCAAGGCCGCCCAAGCGGAACTCGACGAGCTGATGCACCGCCTGGCACACCACTTCGCCAAGACCGTCCGCTGA
- a CDS encoding ATP-binding protein translates to MSALPPGPPSSLASSVLEGGGEMGALMRSLDWSQTPVGPVETWPQSLRTVLSIVLTSRHPLIAFWGKELVQFYNDSYRPMLGATKHPQAMGQSATECWAEAWDVLSPFFTAVMERGESTFVEDGLVCMDRNGYLEEAYFTYAYSPIKDESGGINGLFNACTESTGRVLSTRRFETLHALSEGHEVPRSAEEACRQAARVLEANRHDVPFALIYLTDSERPSARLAGTVGLEPGSRAAPLQLDLEAPLTEFPWAAVARTGKPLLLESLPPSLPPFPGGPWPEPSTSALVLPLLRPGHEAPVGFLMVGISPRRALDAQYQGFVEMLARHVSNAISNARAYEEEKRRSEALAELDRAKTDFFSNVSHEFRTPLTLMLGPVADSLADTEQPLPPRQRERQETVHRSSLRLLKLVNTLLDFARVEAGRANATFRPVDLSALTAELASSFRSLIESAGMRLVVDCPALPEPVYVDTEAWEKVILNLLSNAFKFTFEGEIRVTLRPQGRKVCVQVADTGAGIPSQELPHLFERFHRIQGAKGRTYEGSGIGLALVKELIKQHGGTVEAQSTLGQGTTFTLVLPLGSAHLPAEHVAPASPPSDVSARARFFLEEASQWTPDESPSVPAPGPSPGRILLAEDNADMRAYVQKLLGAHWTVEAVADGWDALKAARERRPDLILSDVMMPGLGGFGLLRELRADPRTATVPVILLSARAGEEASAEGLQAGADDYLVKPFSARELLSRVAARLEIAQAHTAVRTAQARLYTQLMQAPVAISILSGPELRFELANTHYLQMVGRQDVVNKTFREVFHELPENAPVFQMVRDVFETGQAYLADEYHVSLDRYGTGLEDVYFQFTCQAMRDAVGAIEGVLTVAVDVTAQVLARAQLKRLAQQEREARDRAEDSDKRKDEFLAMLAHELRNPLAALSTALEMMGRLPGDEARLARLRDTCHRQVHHLVRLVDDLLDVSRITRGKVELRIQDVDFATVVQNALSTSRPFIDGRGHEVSVTFAAGGFHVKADATRLEQVVLNLLNNAAKYTEPGGRIHVRLEREETPTHAWAVLRVRDTGRGIAQDMLGRVFDLFVQVDPSLDRSGGGLGIGLTLVDRLVALHGGSISVHSEGLGQGSEFTVRLPLPPRKAAAARAPVPIPPPAQRALPKRRVVVIEDNDDVRDIMKELLEDQGHEVEVASNGLDGVAKVLAVLPDVAFVDVGLPGIDGFEVARRVRATKEGASLYLVALTGYGGSEAKMKAQHAGFDLHLVKPINFQDLPRIMESTQKKNPAQS, encoded by the coding sequence ATGTCCGCACTGCCTCCCGGGCCTCCCTCCTCGCTCGCCAGCTCCGTGCTGGAGGGGGGGGGAGAGATGGGAGCGCTCATGCGTTCGCTGGACTGGTCCCAGACGCCGGTGGGCCCCGTAGAGACATGGCCTCAGAGCCTGCGCACGGTGCTCTCCATCGTCCTTACCAGCCGGCACCCCCTGATTGCCTTCTGGGGCAAGGAGCTCGTCCAGTTCTACAACGACAGCTACCGGCCCATGCTGGGCGCCACCAAGCACCCCCAGGCCATGGGCCAGAGCGCCACGGAATGCTGGGCCGAGGCGTGGGATGTCCTCTCGCCCTTCTTCACGGCCGTCATGGAGCGGGGCGAGTCCACCTTTGTCGAAGACGGTCTGGTCTGCATGGACCGCAATGGCTATCTGGAGGAGGCCTACTTCACCTATGCCTACTCGCCCATCAAGGACGAGTCCGGCGGCATCAATGGCCTCTTCAACGCCTGCACGGAGAGCACCGGGCGGGTGCTGAGCACGCGGCGCTTCGAGACGCTGCACGCGCTGAGCGAGGGCCATGAAGTCCCCCGCAGCGCGGAGGAGGCCTGCCGCCAGGCGGCGCGGGTGCTGGAGGCCAACCGCCACGATGTCCCCTTCGCGCTGATCTACCTGACGGACTCGGAGCGCCCTTCGGCGCGCCTGGCCGGAACGGTGGGGCTTGAGCCGGGCAGCAGGGCCGCGCCCCTCCAACTGGACCTGGAAGCGCCCCTCACAGAATTCCCCTGGGCCGCCGTCGCGCGAACGGGCAAGCCCCTCCTTCTGGAATCCCTGCCGCCCTCGCTGCCCCCCTTTCCAGGAGGCCCCTGGCCCGAGCCGTCCACCTCCGCCCTGGTGCTCCCCCTGCTGAGACCGGGGCACGAAGCGCCCGTGGGGTTCCTCATGGTGGGCATCAGCCCCCGCAGGGCGCTGGATGCCCAGTACCAAGGCTTCGTGGAGATGCTCGCCCGGCATGTCTCCAACGCCATCTCCAACGCCCGGGCCTATGAGGAGGAGAAGCGGCGCTCGGAGGCGCTGGCCGAGCTGGACCGCGCCAAGACGGACTTCTTCTCCAACGTCAGCCACGAGTTCCGCACCCCCTTGACGTTGATGCTGGGCCCCGTGGCCGACAGCCTCGCGGATACCGAGCAGCCCCTGCCCCCGCGTCAGCGCGAGCGCCAGGAGACCGTGCACCGCAGCAGCCTGCGCCTGCTGAAGCTCGTCAACACCCTGCTGGACTTCGCCCGCGTGGAGGCGGGGCGCGCGAACGCCACCTTCCGCCCGGTGGACCTGTCGGCCTTGACGGCGGAGCTCGCCAGTTCCTTCCGCTCGCTCATCGAGAGCGCCGGGATGCGGCTGGTGGTGGACTGTCCTGCCCTGCCCGAGCCCGTGTACGTGGACACCGAGGCCTGGGAGAAGGTGATCCTCAACCTGCTGTCCAACGCCTTCAAGTTCACCTTCGAGGGGGAGATTCGCGTCACCCTGCGGCCCCAGGGGCGCAAGGTCTGCGTGCAGGTGGCGGACACCGGCGCGGGCATCCCCTCCCAGGAGCTGCCCCACCTGTTCGAGCGCTTCCACCGGATCCAAGGCGCCAAGGGCCGGACCTACGAGGGCAGCGGCATCGGGCTGGCCCTGGTGAAGGAGCTCATCAAGCAGCATGGCGGCACGGTGGAGGCCCAGAGCACCCTGGGCCAGGGAACCACCTTCACGCTGGTGCTTCCCCTGGGCTCGGCCCACCTCCCCGCCGAGCACGTCGCGCCCGCATCCCCACCTTCCGATGTGAGCGCGCGGGCCCGGTTCTTCCTGGAAGAGGCCTCCCAGTGGACACCGGACGAGAGCCCTTCCGTGCCCGCGCCGGGCCCATCCCCCGGGCGCATCCTCCTTGCCGAAGACAACGCGGACATGCGCGCCTATGTCCAGAAGCTGCTCGGCGCGCACTGGACCGTGGAGGCGGTGGCCGATGGTTGGGATGCCCTGAAGGCCGCACGGGAGCGAAGGCCTGATCTCATCCTGAGCGACGTGATGATGCCCGGGCTGGGAGGCTTCGGGCTGCTCCGGGAGCTGCGCGCCGATCCCCGCACCGCCACCGTGCCCGTCATCCTCCTGTCCGCCCGCGCGGGAGAGGAGGCGTCCGCCGAAGGGCTGCAAGCGGGGGCCGATGACTATCTGGTGAAGCCCTTCTCGGCGCGGGAGTTGCTGTCGCGCGTGGCGGCCCGCTTGGAGATCGCCCAGGCCCACACCGCGGTCCGGACAGCCCAGGCCCGGCTCTACACCCAGCTCATGCAGGCGCCCGTGGCGATCTCCATCCTCTCGGGGCCGGAGCTGCGGTTCGAGCTGGCCAACACGCACTACCTTCAGATGGTGGGCCGCCAGGACGTGGTGAACAAGACGTTCCGGGAAGTCTTCCACGAGCTGCCCGAGAATGCCCCCGTGTTCCAGATGGTCCGAGACGTCTTCGAGACCGGCCAGGCCTACCTCGCGGACGAGTACCACGTCTCCCTGGACCGGTACGGCACCGGCCTGGAGGACGTGTACTTCCAGTTCACCTGTCAGGCCATGCGGGATGCGGTGGGCGCCATCGAGGGCGTCTTGACGGTGGCCGTGGACGTGACGGCCCAGGTGCTGGCCCGCGCCCAGCTCAAGCGCCTTGCCCAGCAGGAGCGCGAGGCGAGGGACCGGGCGGAGGACTCCGACAAGCGCAAGGACGAGTTCCTGGCCATGCTGGCCCACGAGCTGCGCAACCCCCTGGCCGCCTTGAGCACCGCCCTGGAGATGATGGGCCGCCTGCCGGGGGACGAGGCCCGCCTGGCCCGCCTGCGCGACACCTGCCACCGGCAGGTCCACCACCTCGTGCGCCTGGTCGATGACCTGCTGGACGTGTCCCGCATCACCCGGGGCAAGGTGGAGCTGCGCATTCAAGACGTGGACTTCGCCACCGTCGTCCAGAACGCCCTGAGCACGAGCCGCCCCTTCATCGATGGGCGCGGACATGAGGTGTCCGTGACGTTCGCCGCCGGGGGCTTTCACGTGAAGGCGGACGCCACGCGCTTGGAACAGGTGGTCTTGAACCTCCTCAACAACGCGGCCAAGTACACCGAGCCCGGAGGACGCATCCACGTGCGCCTGGAGCGCGAGGAGACCCCCACCCACGCATGGGCCGTGCTCCGCGTGAGAGACACGGGCCGAGGCATCGCCCAGGACATGCTGGGCCGGGTGTTCGACCTGTTCGTCCAGGTGGACCCTTCCCTCGACCGGTCGGGCGGAGGGCTCGGAATCGGGCTGACGCTGGTGGACCGGCTGGTGGCCCTGCACGGGGGCTCCATCTCCGTGCACAGCGAGGGGTTGGGCCAGGGCAGCGAGTTCACGGTGCGGCTCCCGCTGCCCCCCCGGAAGGCTGCCGCCGCGCGGGCGCCCGTGCCCATCCCCCCTCCGGCCCAGCGTGCCCTACCCAAGCGCCGGGTGGTGGTGATCGAGGACAACGACGATGTCCGGGACATCATGAAGGAGCTCCTGGAGGACCAAGGGCACGAGGTCGAGGTGGCCTCCAACGGTCTGGACGGGGTAGCGAAGGTGCTGGCGGTGCTGCCGGACGTGGCCTTCGTGGATGTGGGCCTGCCGGGCATCGACGGCTTCGAAGTGGCCCGGCGGGTGCGGGCCACGAAGGAGGGCGCTTCGCTCTACCTGGTGGCGCTCACCGGCTATGGTGGCTCGGAGGCCAAGATGAAGGCCCAGCACGCGGGGTTCGACCTGCACCTCGTCAAGCCCATCAACTTCCAGGATCTGCCCCGCATCATGGAATCCACCCAGAAGAAAAACCCGGCGCAGTCCTGA
- a CDS encoding glycosyltransferase family 4 protein, producing the protein MSRPSPSPAPVTWHLLTGEYPPQPGGVSDYTRLVARALAQAGEHVHVWAPGAPEAHGEDGVQVHRVPGLFTPLGLAKLTWALERLPGPRRLLLQYVPHAFGMKAMNIPFCAWFAARRQDERWVFFHEVVYPWSPHAPLRHQVLAGATRVMAQLAAGHAARTFVSIPSWKEYLPEGTRARAEWRPVPSTLPTEAPEEAVARLRAQLGPGPWIGHFGTYGKATAEPLERVLVPLLRAAPERRALLLGRGSQAYCAGLTQRHPELAGQMLFRDSLSPEDAVVHLKATDLLVQPYPDGVSARRTTTMAGLALGLPLVTNTGHLTEPVWRGLGAVALAEGTDPAPMAALAERLLSHPQERAALGARAAEIYRERFSLERTVEALRSPPPAEERESP; encoded by the coding sequence ATGTCCCGTCCTTCCCCCTCCCCCGCTCCTGTCACCTGGCACCTGCTCACGGGCGAGTATCCCCCCCAGCCCGGCGGGGTCAGCGACTACACGCGGCTGGTCGCACGCGCCCTGGCCCAGGCGGGTGAGCACGTCCACGTCTGGGCCCCGGGAGCGCCCGAGGCACACGGGGAGGACGGCGTTCAGGTGCACCGGGTGCCGGGGCTCTTCACCCCGCTGGGCCTGGCGAAGCTGACGTGGGCGCTCGAGCGGCTGCCGGGCCCCCGGCGGTTGCTGCTCCAGTATGTGCCGCATGCCTTCGGGATGAAGGCGATGAACATTCCGTTCTGCGCGTGGTTCGCCGCGCGCCGGCAAGACGAGCGCTGGGTCTTCTTCCACGAGGTGGTGTACCCGTGGAGCCCTCACGCCCCGCTGCGGCACCAAGTGCTCGCCGGCGCCACGCGGGTGATGGCGCAGTTGGCCGCCGGCCACGCGGCAAGGACATTCGTCTCCATTCCCTCCTGGAAGGAGTACCTGCCCGAGGGGACGCGCGCGCGCGCCGAGTGGCGCCCCGTGCCGAGCACCCTGCCCACCGAGGCCCCCGAAGAGGCGGTGGCGCGGCTGCGCGCACAGCTCGGGCCGGGGCCTTGGATCGGGCACTTCGGGACGTATGGGAAAGCCACCGCGGAGCCGCTGGAGCGGGTGCTGGTGCCCCTGCTGCGCGCAGCCCCGGAGCGGCGGGCCCTGCTGCTCGGCCGGGGCAGCCAGGCCTATTGCGCCGGACTGACGCAGCGCCACCCGGAGTTGGCCGGCCAGATGCTCTTCCGCGACTCGCTCTCTCCGGAGGACGCCGTGGTGCACCTGAAGGCGACCGACCTGCTCGTGCAGCCCTATCCGGACGGCGTGAGCGCGCGGCGGACGACGACCATGGCAGGGCTGGCGCTGGGCCTGCCGCTGGTGACGAACACCGGCCACCTCACCGAGCCGGTCTGGCGCGGGTTGGGAGCCGTCGCGCTGGCGGAAGGCACGGACCCCGCGCCCATGGCCGCGCTCGCCGAGCGGCTCCTGTCCCACCCCCAGGAGCGAGCCGCCCTGGGCGCGCGCGCGGCGGAAATCTACCGGGAGCGCTTCTCGCTGGAGCGCACGGTGGAGGCCTTGCGGAGCCCCCCTCCCGCCGAAGAACGGGAGTCTCCGTGA
- a CDS encoding glycosyltransferase — translation MSVTSPLKLALLMDPREEGWPSMDLVGEALLEGLSARPREVQVTGVRPALHKVVRRLPKVGARNAAFNADRLLTRFGAYPLRALLTRRGHEAFHVVDHSYAQLVHTLPAGQTGVYCHDLDAFWSVLEPSRDPRPAWFREMARATLRGLERAALVFHSTQAVRSQLLAHGVTDPARLVWAPYGVSPEYHPGPDPSDASEALLAPLGGRPFLLHVGSAIPRKRLDVLFDVFAALRARHPDLRLVQQGGALTPAQREQVAQRGIAGALLQPPKVDRATLAGMYRRAWAVLVPSEAEGFGLPVIEALACGAKVIASDLAVLREVGGEACTYCPVAQVEAWVETLDALLSGRQHAPSPEARRARAGRFTWPQHAHTVLEAYLHLLRHS, via the coding sequence GTGAGCGTGACCTCCCCGCTGAAACTCGCGCTGCTGATGGATCCGCGCGAGGAGGGCTGGCCGAGCATGGACCTCGTGGGCGAGGCCCTGCTGGAGGGCCTGTCCGCGCGGCCTCGGGAGGTGCAGGTGACGGGCGTCCGCCCCGCGCTGCACAAGGTGGTCCGCCGCCTGCCCAAAGTGGGGGCCCGCAACGCGGCGTTCAACGCGGACAGGCTGCTCACGCGCTTCGGGGCCTATCCCCTGCGCGCGCTGCTGACCCGGCGCGGGCACGAGGCCTTCCACGTGGTGGACCACTCCTACGCCCAGCTCGTCCACACCCTCCCCGCTGGCCAGACCGGCGTCTATTGCCACGATCTCGATGCCTTCTGGTCCGTGCTGGAGCCTTCCCGGGACCCCCGGCCGGCCTGGTTCCGCGAGATGGCGCGCGCCACGCTTCGCGGCCTGGAGCGCGCGGCCCTCGTGTTCCACAGCACCCAGGCGGTGCGCAGCCAGCTCCTGGCCCATGGGGTGACCGACCCGGCGCGGCTCGTCTGGGCGCCGTATGGCGTCTCTCCCGAATACCACCCCGGCCCCGACCCCTCGGACGCCAGCGAAGCCCTCCTCGCGCCGCTGGGGGGCAGGCCCTTTCTCCTGCACGTGGGCAGCGCCATCCCCCGCAAGCGCCTGGACGTCCTCTTCGACGTGTTCGCCGCGCTGCGGGCCCGCCACCCCGACCTCCGGCTCGTTCAGCAGGGAGGGGCCCTCACCCCCGCCCAGCGAGAGCAGGTGGCACAGCGGGGAATCGCCGGCGCGCTCCTTCAGCCCCCCAAGGTGGACCGGGCGACGCTGGCGGGAATGTACCGCCGTGCCTGGGCGGTGCTCGTTCCCAGCGAGGCGGAGGGCTTCGGGCTGCCCGTCATCGAGGCGCTCGCCTGCGGGGCAAAGGTCATCGCCAGTGACCTGGCCGTGCTGCGGGAAGTCGGCGGCGAGGCCTGCACCTACTGCCCCGTGGCGCAGGTGGAGGCCTGGGTGGAGACGCTGGACGCGCTGCTCTCGGGCCGGCAACACGCCCCCTCCCCCGAGGCGCGCCGGGCCCGCGCGGGGCGTTTCACCTGGCCACAGCACGCCCACACCGTGCTGGAGGCCTACCTTCACCTGCTCCGGCATTCTTGA
- a CDS encoding pilin produces MRFQARARQSEASTQLKSLFTALRTQQRKPTNNIHTSGFSPDRGNRYGYHLENACSTYEDRSTLDIASNPIDTCIGTDNSRFKDFPAFFEPVSVQTPTWDEEGTSHGMGSEAGIYGETGSWDFIAYGAGDVDDQLSDAPDTWLISSADGMIETSCPESDGVPTNVAAGEPFNVSNDVTCP; encoded by the coding sequence ATGCGATTCCAGGCGCGTGCCCGGCAGTCCGAGGCCAGCACCCAGCTCAAGAGCCTCTTCACCGCGCTGCGCACCCAGCAGCGCAAGCCGACCAACAACATCCACACCTCGGGCTTCTCGCCCGATCGCGGCAACCGCTACGGCTACCACCTGGAGAACGCGTGCTCCACCTATGAGGACCGCAGCACGCTCGACATCGCCTCCAACCCCATCGACACGTGCATCGGCACGGACAACTCCCGGTTCAAGGACTTCCCGGCCTTCTTCGAGCCGGTGTCCGTTCAGACTCCCACCTGGGATGAAGAGGGCACGTCCCACGGAATGGGCTCCGAGGCAGGCATCTACGGGGAGACGGGCAGCTGGGACTTCATCGCGTACGGCGCGGGGGATGTGGACGATCAGCTCAGCGACGCGCCCGACACCTGGCTCATCTCCTCGGCGGACGGGATGATCGAGACGAGCTGCCCGGAATCGGATGGCGTGCCGACGAACGTCGCCGCGGGCGAGCCGTTCAACGTCAGCAACGACGTCACCTGCCCGTAG
- a CDS encoding glycosyltransferase family 4 protein has product MRILFLNPVGILGGAERALLDLLACLRKLDPSLSLFLLAGTPGPLLDEAQALGVNARLLPLPEKLSALGDSGLRNQGPRALWGFARKLAPTPGLLAAYLHALRLEVRALRPHLLHSNGIKTHLLSPATAGLPVARVWHIHDFVGERPLVRRALGGLRSLATAAIANSHAVGEDARAVLGPVPVHVVYNGVDVERFSPGPGEGARLDRLAGLPPAPAGTLRIGLVATYARWKGHEVFLQAAAGLVRECPTLSLRFYLVGAPLYRTQDSQFSEAELRGLVKALGLEGQVGLVPFQQEPVDIYRSLDIFVHASTRREPFGLTIAEAMACGRPTLLSRASGAAEQLTDGEEALSLPPGEPLALTAALRGWVENADLRERLGRAARTAAVARFSRERYARQVLALYRTLPMARGTP; this is encoded by the coding sequence TTGCGCATCCTCTTCCTCAATCCCGTGGGCATCCTGGGCGGTGCCGAGCGCGCGCTGCTCGACCTGTTGGCCTGCCTGCGAAAGCTCGACCCGAGCCTGTCGCTGTTCCTCCTGGCGGGCACCCCAGGCCCCCTTCTGGATGAAGCCCAAGCGCTCGGGGTGAATGCGCGGCTGCTGCCCCTTCCCGAAAAGCTCTCCGCCCTGGGGGACAGCGGCTTGCGGAACCAGGGGCCCCGGGCCCTGTGGGGCTTTGCGCGCAAGCTGGCGCCGACGCCCGGGTTGCTCGCCGCGTACCTGCATGCGCTGCGCCTCGAAGTCCGCGCGCTGCGGCCGCACCTGCTCCACTCGAACGGCATCAAGACCCACCTGTTGAGCCCCGCCACCGCGGGGCTGCCCGTGGCGCGCGTGTGGCACATCCACGACTTCGTGGGGGAGCGTCCCCTGGTGCGCCGGGCGCTGGGGGGGCTGCGCTCGCTGGCGACGGCGGCCATCGCCAACTCCCACGCGGTGGGAGAGGACGCCCGCGCCGTGCTCGGCCCGGTGCCCGTTCATGTCGTCTATAATGGTGTGGACGTGGAGCGGTTCTCCCCAGGCCCGGGGGAAGGCGCGCGGCTGGACAGGCTCGCGGGGCTGCCGCCCGCCCCAGCGGGCACCCTGCGCATTGGCTTGGTCGCCACCTACGCGCGCTGGAAGGGACACGAGGTCTTCCTCCAAGCCGCGGCCGGACTGGTGCGGGAATGTCCCACCTTGTCCCTCCGCTTCTATCTGGTGGGCGCGCCGCTCTACCGCACGCAGGACTCGCAGTTCTCCGAGGCGGAGCTGCGGGGCCTCGTGAAGGCGCTGGGCCTGGAGGGGCAAGTGGGGCTGGTGCCGTTCCAACAGGAGCCCGTGGACATCTACCGGTCCCTGGACATCTTCGTGCACGCGAGCACGCGGCGGGAGCCGTTCGGGCTCACCATCGCGGAGGCGATGGCCTGTGGCCGACCCACCTTGCTGTCCCGGGCGAGCGGCGCAGCGGAGCAGCTCACCGACGGCGAGGAAGCCCTGAGCCTCCCTCCGGGAGAGCCCCTCGCGCTGACCGCCGCGCTGCGCGGGTGGGTGGAGAATGCGGACCTCCGGGAGCGGCTCGGACGAGCGGCCCGGACGGCCGCGGTCGCCCGCTTCTCCCGGGAGCGTTACGCCCGGCAGGTGCTGGCGCTCTACCGCACACTCCCCATGGCCCGGGGGACACCTTGA
- a CDS encoding glycosyltransferase family 4 protein has translation MKTPRQLVTVSHSYVVTLNRRLANEMARVGAGRWEVKAIAPRAFRGDLSPLKLQREPGEASQVEAVRALFTRSAHAFLYGPELRTLLAGRVSLVHAWEEPYVLAGAEVALLTPRRVPLVFSTAQNLPKRYPPPFAQIEPLVVARSAGWVAFGETVKQNLLSRPGYAQRPARAIPMGVDVELFRPDRAMGAAFLRELGWEPEGPPVVGYLGRFVTEKGVELLRDALERLKTPWRALFVGGGPLEGRLRAWSERHPGRVRVVTGVPHDRVPQALNAMDVLCAPSQTVPRWKEQFGRMLAEGFACGVPVLGSDSGEIPYTMGDAGRVLPEADTAAWTAALAELLESPERRRERSAQGRERAIRHFAWSAVAREHLDFFESLLG, from the coding sequence TTGAAGACACCGCGTCAGCTCGTCACCGTCTCGCACTCGTATGTCGTCACACTGAACCGGCGCCTGGCCAACGAGATGGCGCGCGTGGGCGCCGGACGCTGGGAAGTGAAGGCCATCGCGCCCCGTGCGTTTCGCGGGGACTTGAGCCCGCTGAAGCTCCAACGGGAGCCCGGCGAGGCCAGCCAGGTGGAGGCGGTGCGGGCGCTGTTCACCCGCTCGGCACACGCCTTCCTCTATGGCCCGGAGCTGCGCACGCTGCTGGCGGGCCGGGTGAGCCTGGTGCACGCCTGGGAGGAGCCCTATGTCCTGGCGGGCGCGGAGGTGGCGCTCCTCACGCCCCGGCGTGTCCCTCTCGTCTTCTCCACGGCGCAGAACCTGCCCAAGCGCTACCCGCCTCCGTTCGCGCAGATCGAGCCCCTCGTCGTGGCCCGCTCCGCGGGCTGGGTGGCCTTCGGGGAGACGGTGAAACAGAACCTGCTCTCCCGCCCGGGCTACGCGCAGCGTCCCGCGCGCGCCATCCCCATGGGGGTGGACGTGGAACTCTTCCGGCCCGACCGGGCGATGGGCGCCGCCTTCTTGAGGGAGCTGGGGTGGGAGCCCGAGGGGCCCCCCGTGGTGGGCTACCTCGGACGCTTCGTGACCGAGAAGGGCGTGGAGCTGCTCCGGGATGCGTTGGAGCGCTTGAAGACCCCCTGGCGGGCGCTCTTCGTGGGAGGCGGACCGCTGGAAGGCCGCCTGCGGGCCTGGAGCGAGCGGCATCCTGGCCGGGTGCGCGTCGTGACGGGCGTGCCCCATGACCGTGTCCCGCAGGCGCTCAATGCGATGGATGTGCTGTGCGCGCCCAGCCAGACGGTGCCGCGGTGGAAGGAGCAGTTCGGCCGGATGCTGGCGGAGGGCTTCGCGTGCGGGGTCCCCGTGCTGGGCAGTGACTCCGGAGAGATTCCCTACACGATGGGGGACGCGGGACGCGTCCTCCCCGAGGCGGACACCGCCGCGTGGACGGCGGCCCTGGCAGAGTTGCTGGAGAGCCCGGAGCGGCGCCGCGAACGCTCCGCCCAGGGGCGCGAGCGGGCCATCCGTCACTTTGCCTGGAGCGCGGTGGCGCGCGAGCACCTGGACTTCTTCGAGTCGCTCCTCGGCTGA